One Oryza glaberrima chromosome 11, OglaRS2, whole genome shotgun sequence genomic region harbors:
- the LOC127754062 gene encoding protein NRT1/ PTR FAMILY 2.9-like, whose amino-acid sequence MVSSSFCSRHPTSSANSSILAFCSAVNRGRGARRAGGGGGGGGVAAGGGGELLAVAVVGNALAVVDDDDGDHREELRGLLRLFPIWVTCIIYTVIFTQSSTFFTKQAATLDRRIGESFKVPPAALQTFIRVTNIAFIPVYDRAFVLVARRFTRTSSGITMPQRINKNPSPPSSRKSAAGVLLRHGRRQLVMRVKEEGEREEMGGMWGPHTVGF is encoded by the exons ATGGTGTCCTCCAGCTTCTGCAGCCGCCACCCGACCTCCTCGGCGAACTCCAGCATCCTCGCCTTCTGCTCCGCCGTCAACCGTGGCCGCGGTGCGCGCcgagcaggtggtggtggtggtggaggtggtgtggcggcgggcggcggcggcgagcttcttGCGGTGGCCGTCGTCGGCAA TGCTCTTGCCgtcgtggacgacgacgacggcgaccaccgcGAGGAGCTGAGAGGCCTGCTGCGGCTGTTCCCGATATGGGTGACGTGCATCATCTACACGGTGATCTTCACCCAGTCGTCGACGTTCTTCACGAAGCAGGCGGCGACGCTGGACCGGCGGATCGGCGAGAGCTTCAAGGTGCCACCAGCGGCGCTGCAGACGTTCATCAGGGTCACCAACATCGCCTTCATCCCAGTGTACGACCGGGCGTTCGTGCTCGTGGCCCGGCGATTCACACGCACGTCGTCGGGGATCACCATGCCGCAGCGGATCAACAAAAATccctcgccgccttcgtcgAGGAAATCAGCGGCCGGCGTGCTTCTCCGCCATGGACGCCGGCAGCTGGTGATGCGGGTGAaagaggaaggggaaagagAAGAGATGGGAGGGATGTGGGGCCCACACACAGTTGGATTCTAA